The following proteins are co-located in the Roseiconus lacunae genome:
- a CDS encoding bifunctional aconitate hydratase 2/2-methylisocitrate dehydratase, with protein sequence MNMYSGYLDEIEERKKAGLHPKPIDSADLIREIIEQIKDATNPHREDSLKFFIYNTLPGTTSAAGVKAEFLKEIILGQWTVAEISPEFAFEQLSHMKGGPSIKVLLDLALGDDQAIAQEAAKVLKTQVFLYEADTGRLKEAFKQGNPIAREIIESYAKAEFFTDLPDVPETIDVVTYIAGVGDISTDLLSPGSEAHSRSDRELHGKCLIDTKAQEELVALQKEHPDKRVMLIAEKGTMGVGSSRMSGVNNVALWIGKQASPYVPFINIAPVVAGTNGISPIFLTTVGVTGGIGIDLKNWVKKTDADGKVVVDADGEPILEQAYSVDTGTVLTINTKEKKLYKGDQELIDISSALTPQKMEFMKAGGSYAVVFGKKLQTFAAQTLGVDVPPVFAPSKEISHDGQGLTAVEKIFNKNAVGNTPGKVLHAGSDVRVEVNIVGSQDTTGLMTSQELEMMAATVISPIVDGAYQSGCHTASVWDKKAQENIPKLMKFMNDFGLITARDPKGVYHAMTDVIHKVLNDITVDDWSIIIGGDSHTRMSKGVAFGADSGTVALALATGEASMPIPESVKVTFTGEMQEHIDFRDVVHSTQAQMLRKFGGDNVFQGRVIEVHIGTLAADQAFTFTDWTAEMKAKASICISQDDTLIESLEIAKSRIQIMIEKGMDNEKQVLQGLIDRAEQRIAEIKSGEKPALAPDPNAKYFAELEVDLSQIDEPMIADPDVHNEDVSKRYTHDTIRDLTYYGGEKHVDLGFVGSCMVHKGDLKIVAQMLRNLEADRGTVQFKAPLVVAAPTYNIIDELKQEGDWDVLQKYSGFEFNDLLPKQTARTEYENMMYLERPGCNLCMGNQEKAAKGDTVLATSTRLFQGRVVADSERKKGESLLASTPVVVLAAILGRTPTIAEYKAAVTGIQLTKFAPPSDPMNSRGPADLVSF encoded by the coding sequence ATGAATATGTATTCTGGTTACCTAGACGAAATCGAAGAACGCAAGAAAGCAGGTCTTCACCCCAAACCGATCGACAGTGCCGACCTAATCAGAGAAATCATTGAGCAGATTAAGGATGCGACAAATCCTCACCGCGAGGACTCGCTGAAGTTTTTCATCTACAACACCCTTCCCGGGACCACCAGCGCCGCCGGCGTGAAGGCTGAATTTTTAAAGGAGATCATTCTCGGTCAGTGGACCGTTGCCGAGATTTCTCCGGAGTTTGCTTTTGAACAGTTGTCACACATGAAAGGCGGGCCGTCGATTAAGGTCCTCCTGGATCTCGCTCTCGGTGATGACCAAGCGATCGCGCAAGAAGCGGCCAAGGTACTCAAGACGCAAGTCTTTCTATACGAAGCGGACACGGGACGACTGAAAGAGGCGTTCAAACAAGGCAACCCGATCGCTCGCGAGATCATCGAAAGTTACGCGAAGGCAGAGTTCTTTACCGACCTTCCCGATGTCCCCGAAACAATCGATGTGGTGACCTACATCGCCGGCGTAGGCGATATTTCCACCGACTTGCTCTCGCCTGGTAGCGAAGCCCACTCGCGATCCGATCGTGAATTGCACGGTAAATGCTTGATCGACACCAAAGCTCAAGAGGAACTCGTCGCACTTCAAAAAGAGCATCCGGACAAACGAGTGATGCTGATCGCCGAGAAAGGCACCATGGGTGTCGGCTCGTCACGGATGTCGGGCGTCAACAACGTCGCACTTTGGATCGGTAAACAGGCGAGCCCTTACGTCCCGTTTATCAACATCGCCCCGGTGGTCGCCGGAACCAACGGCATCTCGCCCATCTTCTTGACCACCGTCGGCGTCACCGGTGGCATCGGTATTGACCTGAAAAACTGGGTCAAGAAGACCGATGCCGATGGCAAGGTCGTCGTCGACGCGGACGGCGAACCGATCTTGGAGCAGGCCTATTCCGTTGACACCGGGACCGTGCTGACGATCAACACCAAAGAGAAAAAGCTCTACAAAGGCGATCAAGAACTGATCGATATTTCTAGCGCACTGACGCCGCAAAAAATGGAATTCATGAAGGCCGGTGGCTCTTACGCCGTCGTCTTCGGCAAGAAACTGCAAACGTTCGCGGCGCAAACGCTGGGCGTCGATGTCCCGCCGGTATTCGCGCCTTCGAAAGAAATCTCGCATGATGGCCAAGGCCTGACCGCGGTCGAAAAGATCTTCAATAAGAATGCCGTCGGAAACACCCCCGGCAAAGTACTGCATGCCGGCTCGGACGTCCGAGTCGAAGTCAACATCGTCGGCTCTCAGGACACGACCGGACTGATGACATCGCAGGAACTGGAGATGATGGCGGCGACGGTGATTTCGCCAATCGTCGACGGCGCCTATCAATCGGGATGCCACACCGCATCGGTCTGGGACAAAAAGGCTCAAGAGAACATCCCAAAACTGATGAAGTTTATGAACGACTTTGGCTTGATCACCGCGCGTGATCCCAAAGGCGTCTACCATGCGATGACCGACGTGATCCATAAAGTGCTAAACGACATCACCGTCGATGATTGGTCGATCATCATCGGCGGCGATTCGCACACCCGGATGTCCAAAGGGGTGGCCTTTGGTGCGGACTCGGGAACGGTCGCTTTGGCGCTCGCCACCGGTGAAGCGTCGATGCCGATCCCGGAATCGGTGAAGGTCACCTTCACCGGCGAGATGCAAGAACACATCGATTTCCGTGATGTCGTTCACTCAACGCAAGCACAGATGCTACGAAAATTCGGCGGCGACAATGTGTTTCAAGGCCGAGTCATCGAAGTCCACATCGGCACACTTGCCGCCGACCAGGCCTTTACGTTCACCGACTGGACCGCAGAGATGAAGGCGAAAGCCTCGATCTGTATTTCACAAGACGACACCTTGATCGAGTCTCTGGAAATTGCCAAAAGCAGAATCCAGATCATGATCGAAAAAGGCATGGACAACGAAAAACAAGTTCTCCAAGGATTGATCGACCGGGCCGAACAACGGATTGCGGAAATCAAGTCAGGTGAAAAACCGGCGCTCGCCCCAGATCCCAACGCAAAGTACTTCGCCGAACTGGAAGTCGACCTCAGTCAGATCGACGAACCGATGATCGCCGACCCCGACGTCCACAACGAGGACGTCTCCAAGCGTTACACCCACGACACGATCCGTGACCTGACGTACTACGGCGGCGAGAAGCATGTCGATTTGGGGTTTGTCGGTTCCTGCATGGTGCATAAAGGCGACCTCAAAATTGTCGCTCAAATGCTTCGCAACCTCGAGGCCGACCGAGGGACGGTGCAATTCAAAGCCCCACTCGTCGTTGCCGCGCCGACGTACAACATCATCGACGAATTGAAGCAAGAAGGCGACTGGGACGTCCTGCAGAAATACTCCGGCTTCGAATTTAACGATTTGCTTCCCAAGCAAACCGCTCGCACCGAGTATGAAAACATGATGTACCTAGAGCGTCCGGGCTGCAATTTATGCATGGGAAACCAAGAAAAAGCAGCCAAGGGTGACACCGTACTCGCCACCTCGACGCGACTTTTCCAGGGCCGAGTCGTCGCGGACTCCGAACGCAAGAAAGGCGAATCGTTACTCGCATCGACCCCCGTCGTTGTGCTCGCCGCGATCCTTGGTCGAACCCCAACGATCGCCGAATACAAAGCGGCCGTCACGGGAATTCAACTGACCAAGTTTGCCCCCCCTTCGGACCCGATGAACTCCCGCGGGCCTGCAGATTTAGTGTCGTTCTAG